A single genomic interval of Mucilaginibacter boryungensis harbors:
- a CDS encoding ABC transporter permease, with protein sequence MKGFILSLQSEFYKSRKTLGFWSAIILPVLISLLIFLVMYNNAPKLSRLPGMMLWRAYSGAIINVMGILLPFFVIFIAYSINSIEHKADTWKTLFSLPISKWAIYAAKYFYTVFLIFVCLLLFLLFTIGTGDLLGMMKPELRFADFHMEWALAQVFFKLFLASLGILSIQFLLSLVWADFLKPMGIGFVCTISGMFMAGLDWQYAYLLPYSHPMSALKSMMPHVKGKGPSLKAEYIVEIFTKELYVGLVVAVIVFITGYYIVQRKSVK encoded by the coding sequence ATGAAAGGGTTTATATTATCATTACAATCCGAGTTTTATAAAAGCCGTAAAACGCTTGGGTTTTGGTCGGCCATAATTTTGCCGGTGTTGATCAGCTTATTGATATTTCTGGTGATGTATAACAACGCACCCAAATTATCGCGACTGCCGGGTATGATGTTGTGGAGGGCCTATTCAGGGGCCATTATCAATGTTATGGGTATTTTGCTGCCATTTTTTGTGATCTTTATTGCTTACTCTATTAACAGCATCGAACATAAGGCCGACACATGGAAAACGCTTTTCAGCTTACCTATCTCCAAATGGGCTATTTATGCAGCTAAATACTTTTATACCGTTTTCCTAATTTTTGTTTGCCTGTTGCTTTTCCTGCTGTTTACCATTGGGACGGGAGATTTATTAGGCATGATGAAACCCGAATTGCGCTTTGCCGATTTTCATATGGAATGGGCGCTGGCACAAGTTTTCTTTAAACTGTTCCTGGCATCGTTAGGTATTTTATCTATCCAGTTTTTACTTAGTTTAGTATGGGCCGATTTTTTAAAGCCTATGGGGATAGGGTTTGTATGCACCATATCAGGCATGTTTATGGCCGGGCTTGATTGGCAATATGCTTATCTTTTACCTTATTCGCACCCAATGTCGGCACTTAAAAGTATGATGCCGCACGTAAAAGGGAAAGGCCCCAGCTTAAAAGCCGAATACATTGTAGAAATATTCACCAAAGAATTATATGTTGGCCTGGTAGTGGCCGTAATAGTTTTTATAACCGGTTATTATATTGTGCAACGAAAAAGCGTAAAGTAA
- a CDS encoding M28 family metallopeptidase, translating into MKHKLLLLLPLVAIGLGKSAVAQTTIRQDAGIKQMCDEVSSQNIEAIVRKLVSFKTRNTLSDTTSKTEGIGAARNWIKSEMEKYAAASGGRMKVEFDAFTQPVSIRVDKPTVLKNVLAILKGTDPTDTRIYVVSGHYDSRVTDVMNANAVEPGAVDDASGTAVSMEICRVMAKRAFPATIIFMAVPGEEQGLNGSAHMAKRAKDEKWNVDAMLNNDIVGNTHGQDNDLKDNTHLRVFSEGIPTIDGAGRGMDSLALRRANAAITSLINNGGENDSPSRELARYIKETAERYVDQLDIKLIYRRDRFLRGGDHTSFQQQGFTAIRFTEMNEDFTHQHQDLRTEKGIVYGDLPEFADYNYIQKVARANLSVLANLASAPAAPANVGVTTSGLTNNTTLKWEAPKQGKKPAGYYILMRETINPYWEKKFYVTGNEVTLDYSKDNYFFAVQSVDAEGHESLPIYPKPVR; encoded by the coding sequence ATGAAACATAAACTTTTACTCTTATTACCCCTGGTAGCAATTGGCCTCGGTAAATCCGCCGTGGCGCAAACTACCATCAGGCAGGACGCGGGCATTAAACAAATGTGCGACGAGGTATCATCGCAAAACATTGAGGCCATTGTACGCAAACTGGTGAGCTTTAAAACCCGCAACACCTTAAGCGATACTACCAGCAAAACCGAAGGCATTGGTGCGGCACGTAACTGGATAAAAAGCGAAATGGAAAAGTACGCCGCTGCATCGGGCGGGCGCATGAAAGTGGAATTTGACGCTTTCACCCAACCAGTAAGCATACGTGTTGATAAACCAACCGTGCTGAAAAACGTGCTGGCTATATTGAAAGGTACCGACCCTACAGATACCCGTATTTATGTAGTATCTGGCCATTATGATTCGCGCGTAACCGATGTGATGAATGCCAACGCAGTTGAACCCGGCGCGGTTGATGATGCCTCGGGCACTGCAGTATCGATGGAAATTTGCAGGGTAATGGCTAAACGTGCGTTCCCCGCTACTATTATTTTTATGGCTGTTCCTGGCGAAGAGCAGGGGTTGAATGGATCGGCCCATATGGCCAAACGTGCTAAAGATGAAAAATGGAATGTGGATGCTATGTTGAACAACGACATTGTTGGCAATACCCATGGCCAGGATAACGACCTGAAAGACAACACGCACCTGCGCGTTTTTAGCGAGGGTATTCCTACTATTGATGGTGCTGGCCGGGGTATGGATAGCCTGGCCTTGCGCCGCGCTAATGCAGCCATTACAAGCCTTATTAATAACGGTGGCGAGAACGACAGCCCATCGCGCGAATTAGCCCGGTATATTAAAGAAACTGCTGAACGTTATGTCGATCAGTTGGATATTAAACTCATTTATCGCCGCGACCGCTTTCTGCGTGGCGGCGACCATACTTCGTTCCAGCAACAAGGCTTTACCGCTATCCGCTTTACCGAAATGAACGAGGATTTCACCCACCAGCATCAGGACCTGCGCACCGAAAAGGGGATAGTATACGGCGATTTACCTGAGTTTGCCGATTATAACTACATACAAAAAGTAGCCCGGGCTAACCTTTCTGTACTGGCCAACCTGGCATCTGCACCAGCTGCGCCGGCGAATGTAGGTGTTACTACATCCGGGTTAACCAATAATACTACCCTAAAATGGGAAGCGCCAAAACAAGGTAAAAAACCAGCGGGCTATTACATCCTAATGCGCGAAACCATCAACCCTTATTGGGAAAAAAAGTTTTATGTTACAGGCAACGAAGTGACGCTGGATTATTCAAAAGACAACTACTTTTTCGCTGTGCAATCAGTAGATGCCGAAGGCCATGAAAGTTTGCCAATATACCCTAAGCCGGTGAGGTAA
- a CDS encoding DUF7010 family protein — protein sequence MSTNPPTKKQLEDLSSGLFLMAVFTTIWIIIAEANLMGRDQWATSGVFGVIILYFFISYNKLTKAAKSIPTEQIVEDTAAKKRDKKFYYILAAEGIAIFVMKNVLLNTGHDNLFMPFFALIVGLHFFPLARLYNRSFYNILGIWMCLMAILGFILIYKANVPAYMPASIIGIGCALATTTNGIRISRLGDILLEDV from the coding sequence ATGAGCACAAACCCTCCAACCAAAAAGCAGCTTGAAGACCTTTCAAGCGGATTATTTTTAATGGCTGTCTTTACCACCATATGGATAATTATTGCCGAGGCTAATTTAATGGGACGCGATCAATGGGCAACATCGGGCGTATTCGGAGTTATTATTTTATATTTTTTCATCAGTTATAATAAACTTACTAAGGCTGCAAAATCTATTCCCACGGAACAAATTGTTGAAGATACAGCAGCAAAAAAGCGCGACAAAAAATTCTACTACATACTGGCTGCCGAAGGGATCGCCATTTTTGTGATGAAGAACGTCCTGCTAAATACCGGTCACGATAATTTATTCATGCCGTTTTTCGCATTAATTGTGGGGTTGCATTTTTTTCCCTTGGCCAGGTTATATAACCGCAGTTTTTATAACATATTAGGCATTTGGATGTGCCTGATGGCCATTTTGGGCTTCATACTTATTTACAAGGCCAACGTTCCAGCATATATGCCTGCATCTATAATTGGCATTGGTTGCGCCCTGGCCACTACTACAAATGGTATAAGAATTTCAAGACTGGGCGATATATTGCTGGAAGATGTGTAA